In the Sarcophilus harrisii chromosome 3, mSarHar1.11, whole genome shotgun sequence genome, one interval contains:
- the CNMD gene encoding leukocyte cell-derived chemotaxin 1 — MAESSDKVPIALAGPEDVEQCRPPAYTAVAVRPSSPGRLLKVGAVVLVSGALLLLFGAIGAFYFWKVNDKHIYNVHYTMSINGKIQEGTMEIDAGNNLETFKIGSGAEEAIEVNDFQNGITGIRFAGGEKCYIKVQVKAHIPQVDAKTKQSISSELEGKIMPVKFEENSLIWVAADQPIKDNSFLSPKILELCGDLPIFWLKPTHPKENQRERREILRKIHQATTRRANSRPQGNSRSVRPVNETRPSIQEDTERFNPDNPYHQLEEGEGMTFDPRLDHEGICCIECRRSYTHCQRICEPLGGYFPWPYNYQGCRSACRVVMPCSWWVARILGMV, encoded by the exons ATGGCCGAGAGCTCAGATAAAGTGCCCATCGCCCTAGCGGGCCCAGAGGACGTGGAGCAGTGCCGCCCACCC GCGTACACCGCGGTGGCAGTGAGACCCTCCAGCCCCGGGCGGCTGCTCAAGGTCGGAGCCGTGGTCCTCGTTTCGGGGGCGCTGCTGCTGCTCTTCGGGGCCATCGGCGCCTTTTACTTCTGGAAGGTGAATGACAAACAT ATTTACAATGTCCATTATACCATGAGTATTAATGGAAAAATACAGGAGGGAACAATGGAAATAGATGCTGGGAACAACTTGGAGACCTTTAAAATAGGAAGCGGAGCTGAAGAAGCAATTGAAGTTAATGATTTCCAGAAT ggCATCACTGGAATCCGTTTTGCTGGAGGagaaaaatgttatattaaaGTTCAAGTGAAAGCTCACATACCTCAGGTGGATGCCAAGACTAAACAGAGCATCAGCTCAGAACTG GAAGGCAAGATCATGCCAgttaaatttgaagaaaattctcTGATCTGGGTAGCTGCAGACCAGCCTATTAAAGATAACAGCTTCCTGAGTCCTAAAATCCTAGAACTTTGTGGAGATCTGCCTATTTTCTGGCTTAAACCAACACATCCAAAAg aaaacCAAAGAGAACGAAGAGAAATCTTGAGAAAAATTCATCAAGCTACTACAAGAAGAGCAAACAGTAGACCACAGGGTAATTCAAGATCTGTAAGGCCAGTTAATGAAACAAGGCCCAGTATTCAAGAGGATACAGAACGCTTCAATCCAGATAATCCTTACCAT CAACTAGAAGAGGGTGAAGGCATGACATTTGACCCCAGACTAGATCATGAAGGCATCTGCTGTATTGAGTGTCGGAGGAGTTACACTCACTGCCAAAGGATCTGTGAGCCTCTTGGTGGATACTTTCCCTGGCCATATAACTACCAAGGTTGTCGCTCAGCTTGCAGAGTAGTCATGCCCTGTAGCTGGTGGGTAGCCCGTATTTTAGGTATGGTATGA